In Peromyscus maniculatus bairdii isolate BWxNUB_F1_BW_parent chromosome 9, HU_Pman_BW_mat_3.1, whole genome shotgun sequence, one genomic interval encodes:
- the Fbxl3 gene encoding F-box/LRR-repeat protein 3 isoform X2 → MDLPKSHFISALTVVFVNSKSLSSLKIDDTPVDDPSLKVLVANNSDTLKLLKMSSCPHVSPAGILCVADQCHGLRELALNYHLLSDELLLALSSEKHVRLEHLRIDVVSENPGQTHFHTIQKSSWDAFIKHSPKVNLVMYFFLYEEEFDPFFRYEIPATHLYFGRSVSKDVLGRVGMTCPRLVELVVCANGLRPLDEELIRIAERCKNLSAIGLGECEVSCSAFVEFVKMCGGRLSQLSIMEEVLIPDQKYSLEQIHWEVSKHLGRVWFPDMMPTW, encoded by the exons tctcaCTTTATCTCTGCACTGACAGTTGTGTTTGTAAACTCCAAATCCCTGTCCTCACTTAAGATAGATGACACCCCAGTAGATGATCCATCCCTTAAAGTGCTAGTGGCCAACAACAGTGACACACTCAAGCTGCTAAAAATGAGCAGCTGTCCTCATGTCTCTCCAGCAG GTATTCTTTGTGTGGCTGACCAGTGTCATGGCTTACGAGAACTGGCCCTGAACTACCATTTGCTAAGTGATGAGTTGTTGCTTGCACTGTCTTCTGAAAAGCACGTTCGCTTAGAACATTTGCGCATTGATGTTGTCAGTGAGAACCCGGGACAGACGCATTTTCATACCATTCAGAAGAGCAGCTGGGATGCCTTCATCAAACACTCGCCCAAAGTGAACTtagtgatgtatttttttttatacgAAGAAGAATTTGACCCATTCTTTCGTTATGAAATACCTGCCACTCATCTTTACTTTGGGAGATCAGTAAGCAAAGATGTGCTTGGCCGTGTGGGCATGACCTGCCCAAGACTAGTAGAACTGGTAGTCTGTGCCAATGGGTTACGGCCCCTTGATGAAGAGTTAATTCGAATTGCAGAACGTTGTAAAAATTTGTCGGCTATTGGGCTGGGGGAATGCGAAGTCTCGTGTAGTGCCTTTGTTGAGTTTGTGAAGATGTGTGGGGGCCGCCTCTCTCAGTTATCCATTATGGAAGAAGTGTTAATTCCTGACCAAAAGTATAGTTTGGAGCAGATTCACTGGGAAGTGTCTAAGCATCTTGGCAGGGTATGGTTTCCAGACATGATGCCTACTTGGTAA